ACCGGGCAGGGCCCCAATCAGCACCCCGATCATCGATGACCGGAACAGATTGACCGGCGCCATCAGGACTTCGCGCATGACTTTCCATGTCTTGAAGTCGATGACATCGGGGATCAGTGCCTGATTGGCCTTCTTGCCATGAATTTCGACTTCGCTCAGAAGCTGGCTGATCGCGAAAATACCAATCAGCACCACAAGGAACGGCAAGCCCGGCATCAGAAGATCGGTGTCAAAGGTCAGGCGCGATTTGCCCATCATCGGGTCCGGGCCGATGGTCGCAATGCCAAGGCCAATGACGCCCGCGATCAAACCACGGATTAACGAGTTTCCGACAAGGCTTGCGACAATCGTCAGTGCAAAGACGATCAGCGCGAAATATTCCCACGGGCCAAGCTTGACCGCAATCAGTGCCAGCGGCGGGGCGGCCACGATCAGAACGATGGTCGAAATCACCGTCCCGAAGAACGATGCCCATACACCCAGTGAAAGGGCCCGGCCCGGTTCCCCCTTGCGCGCCATCGGAAAGGCATCAAAGGTCGTGGCAACCGAACTTGGTGTTCCGGGAATGCCCAGAAGGGCGGCACTGATCAGGCCACCGGTATACCCACCGACATAAACCGACAGCATCACCGAAACACCCTGCAATGGTTCCATCGCAAAGGTCAGCGGCAGGGTCAGAATGATTGCCATTGTCACGGTAAAACCGGGGATGGCCGCGGCAACAATCCCGGCAACCGACCCGATCAGCATGTATGTCAGGGTATCAAAGGCAAATACCTGATGGGCCCCGGCAAGAAACGCATCCAGCATAATTTAAACTTTCCCGCCTAACCCGCGAACAGAACGCCGCGCGGTAAGAACACATTGAAAACTTCTGCAAACAGCAGGTTCAACCCGACCGAAAAAATCAGGGCGGCGATGATGGACTGAATGACGGTTCGTCGCGAAACACCCGCGATCATCAACTGCGCAATCAGCAAAAAGACAAAACTCGCAAGCGAGAACCCGGTCCACGGCAGAACGCCAAGATAAACCGCAAACAGCGCAAACAGGCCGATGGATACCCGACGCACATAAAGCCACTGGGTAAAGGCAGCCCCCACACCCGCAAGGCCCCCAGCCCGCACGATTTCAATGATCGAGCGAATAGCAGCAATCAGGCAAAGCACCGCCAGCAGCGCAAAGACAAGTTTCGGGAAGGTGCCCGCCCCCAGCGGTTCCCAGCGTGACGTCGGCAAACCGGCCGCCATCGAGGACAGAACAACAGAAACGCCACCAAAAACGATATAGGAGATCAGCCGCGCCAATTCGGTGCGGGCGCGCGAAGCAGCGGATACACCTGTATCCGCTGCTGCTGCCTCCGTCACCTTGACGGTCATCCTTCGAGCTTGCCTACAAGCTTCGCGATGGTCGCGTTAAGCTTTTCAAGATAGGCGCTGTATTTTTCCTGACCATAGAACACCGGATCGGCACCAGCATTTTTCATCAGCTTGATCACGTCTTCGCGCTGCATGACCTTTTCGATATGGGCTTCAAGCGCATCAACGGTTTCCTGCGGCGTCCCTTTCGGCAGAACCACACCACGCGTGATCACCAGCTCGGCATCCATGCCAAGTTCCTTAAGCGTCGGAACGTCCGGTGCATCATCGGTACGTTCCTCGGTACCAACGGCTGCATAAATCAGATCACCATTGTCGACGAACTGCTTGGCCGACGAAATATCGCCAATCGCAATATCGATGTTGCCACCCATCAGCGCGCGGATACGCTCACCCGTATCGGTGTAACCGACATAGGAAAACTGAAGCCCCATGGCTTCTTCGATCATCGCGATATGAACATGCGGAATCCCGCCCAGCGTCACACCGGCGCGAACGGCACCCGGATGCGCCTTGGCATAGGCAACCAGTTCTTCAAAGTTCGAGAAATTGTCGTTCTTCGACAGCGTCAGATATTGCGGCGAGGACGCCACCAGCGCGACCGGAATGAAGCTGTCCCAGTTAAGCTCGGTAATCCCGGTCTGGTTCGATACCAGAAGACCTTCGTGAATCTGCGAAATGGTATAACCATCTGCCGGGCGTTTGGCGAATTCGGCAAGGCCGACATTGCCACCCACGCCGGGCATGTTGATAACCGGTACGGCCTGACCGGTTTCTTCGGTAAGGCCCTGGGCAACGATACGCATCAGCGTGTCACTGCCACCACCCGGGCCCCACGGCACGATAAATTCAATCGGTTTTTCGGGATAGCTCTGCGCCTGCGCGGGTGCGGCAAAGGCAGCGGCCATCAAACCGGCGGCTACGGCAATCTTGCGGAACATATGTTCTGCCTCCTGATGAGATTTGATACCTGAGTCTGAACCAATTTATATTTGGTTTGTTCATTTTGTCGCCATATTGTTGGCATTCTTGCATTTGGTTCGCAACTATTAAATCTGGTTAATGCTGATTAATTGCCAGATTAAGCTGATTAACAGCGCAAAACATTTGCCAACTACGACCAATCAGAGTTAGTACCAATACACCTAGATAGTCATTATTGGTTTGGATTGGTTCATCATGATTGAAATCGAAGGCACCATGAGCCTGTATCTGCTGTGGGGTGCAGCAATGCTGTTTGCCGGCATCGTTGGCGGCATCATGGCCGGGCTTCTGGGCGTCGGCGGCGGCATCGTCATTGTGCCGGTGCTGTATCATTTCCTGACCACCATGGGTGTGGATGAAAGCCTGCGCATGCAGGTTGCGGTTGCCACCTCGTTAACGACGATTATCGCCACCGCGATTTCATCCACCCGAAGCCATTACAAAAAGGGATCGGTCGATATCGCCCTGCTCAAACACTGGGGCCCGGCAATTGTCGTCGGTGTCCTGATTGGCACCGCGATTGGCGGTTTTGCCGATGGCCGGGTTCTGACCATTGTCTTTGCCGTCGTGGCCCTGCTGGTCGCGGCCAACATGATGCTGGTCCGCGATCGCGAAACCGATACCCAGAAAAATCCGCCCAAATCCGTCTGGGCCGTTCTTGGCGTCATCGCAGGCAGCCTGTCGGCCATGATGGGGATCGGCGGCGGCACGATCTGCGTGCCGGTGCTCAGCTTCCTTGGATATGACATCCGCCGTGCGGTGGGCACATCGGCCGCAATCGGCCTGATCATCGCCCTGCCCGGCACCATCGGTTATGCGATGTCCGGCATCGGCGTTGACGGACGTCCGCCCTTCTCGCTGGGCTATGTGAACGTTCTGGCCGCGGCCCTGCTGATCCCGATGACGGTTCTTTTCGCACCGGTTGGCGCACGCATCGCACATTCCATCCCGAGACGGGCGCTGCGCATCTGTTTTGGCCTGTTTCTGGCCATCACATCATTGCGCATGTTCTATGATCTGATTTCCTGATATCTGATTGGGATTGATGCTGTTCCGAACCGATGAAACCGCAAGGGTGCAAAACGCGGGCGACGGTTTGGAACAGATAAGATTTAAACGTCCAGATAACGATAAAAAAAGCCATGAATGACATAGCAACCCAGGACTTGGCAGAAAAGCTGAGAACAAGCTTTGCCGCGGGAGAATTCGTCAAGGACGGGCGCGTCATCGCCGAACGCGAACTGGCCGAACAGCTTGATGTCGGGCGTCGGGCGCTGCGCAAGGCACTCGATCAGCTTGAATCTGATGGCCTGATCTGGCGTCGTCAGGGTCAGGGCACCTTTGTCGGCACCCCACCCACACCACGCCTGCGCAAGCTTGAAGGACTGGCCACCCGAACAAGCCCGTTTGAAATCATGGAAGTCAGGCAGGAGATCGAGCCATCCATGGCCCGGTTTGCCGCCCTTCGCGCCTCTCAGGCCGATATCGACACCATGCGCACCATGGTCGAAAACGCCGCCAAGGCCCAAAATCAGGGCGAATATGAAAAATGGGACGCGGCATTCCATCAGAAACTGGCCGAAAGTGTCCGCAACACGCTGTTTCTGGCAGTGTTCGAAGCCGTCAGTGCCGTCCGGCGCGAAGCCGCATGGGCCCGCATGCGCGAAAGCAGCCATTCGGATCGCCTGATCAATGACCTAAGCACCCAGCATCGCGAAATCGTCGATGCCATCGAACAGCGCGACCCCAAACGCGCAGAAGACGCCATGCGCCGTCATCTGGTTCAGGTCGAACAGGCGTTAAAGCAAATCTGACCGGAAATTTGATCGTCGATCACTCCACCGGCGCAAATGCGGCAAATATCCCGTCGTAGGTTTTCACCGGCGGGCTGGCATACGCCCCCGCCTTGCTGGTCTGAAGCCCAAGCATCCCCATCGCCTCGATCAGCTTGACCGCCGCACTGACCCCGTCAATCACCGGCACGCCAAGCTCGGCCTGCAGACGCTCAGCAATATCCGTCATCCCGGCACAACCCAGAACAATCGCCTCGGCACCATCTTCGGCAAGGCAGTTTTCCGCCGACATTTTCAGTGCCAGATACGCCATATCCGCATTTTCGCCATCGAAATCGAGTGTGCGAACACCCGCCGCCCGCACCACACATTGCGATGATGCCCCGTATTTCGACACCAGATGTTCAAGCGGCCGCACCGATACCGCCATCGGGGTGACAATGGCAAAGCGCGATGCAACAATCGCCGCAAACCGAAGGGCCGCCTCACATAGCCCCATCACCGGTGCCTTGGTCAAACAGCGCGCGGCATCAACACCGGTATCGTCAAAACACGCCACGACATATCCGCTGATCTTCCCGCCCGATGCCCCGTCTGCCTCAAGCCCGCGCATCGCGGCAAGCAATCCGACACTTGCAAATGCCTCGTCATAGTAACCCTCAATACTGGCCGGGCCGAATTGCGGATTAAGCGCCATAACCTCGGTCCCCGCTGCAACAATACGGCGTGCTTGGGCACCAACCTTTTCGGTAAACCCGACCGACATATTGGGATTGATAACCGCGATCCGGGTCATGCCTTTTGCCCCTTGCGATGACGCAGGATCAGGACCGAACCGAGCGCAATGGCAATCACCACAAACGAAAAGCCCGTCGTCACCGTGCCCAGCGCATAAAGCACCGGTGTCGTCACATTTGTCGTCATCCCGTAAATCTCAAGCGGCAGGGTATTAAGCGCGCCCGCCGTCATCAGGGTCCGGGCAAACTCGTCATAGGACAGGGTAAAGGAAAACATCGCGACCCCGATCAGGCTGGGGGCCACCATCGGCAAAACGATATGCCAGATGGTTTGCCAACTGCTCGCCCCCAGATCGCGCGCCGCTTCCTCATAGGACGGATCAAACCGGTTAAACACGGCAAACATGATCAGAAGCCCGAACGGGAAGGTCCATGTCAGATGCGCGCCAAGGGCCGATGTAAACCATTGCGGTTGCCAGCTCACGATATTGAACAGCAATCCGATGCCAAGCGAAATCAGGATCGAGGGCACGATCAGGCTGGCAATCGCCAGATAGAAAATCACGCTGTCCCCCTTGAACCGCTTGCGAAACGCCAACCCCGCCATGAAGGACACCAGAACCGTCACCAACATGACAATCAGGCCAAGCTTGAGAGATCGCAGGAACGATCCGCCAAAATCCCCGACCGCCTGCTGTTCAAACAGGTTGCCGAACCAATGGGCCGAAAACCCATTCATCGGGAAGGTCAGACCACCATTTTCACCCTGAAATGACAGGATAAAGATCGTCAGCATCGGCCCATACAGAAACAGCACAAACAGCGCAAAGAAAGCCGCCAGAAAATAGAAACTTGTCGGACGCTTTTCACGGGTCTTCGCCATCTCAAAGCTCCTTCCTGATATCGACCATGCGCAGCAACGCCGTCACGATCAAAAGCACGGTCACCAGAAGCACCACCGCACTGGCCGCCGCCGCCGGATATTGCAGCAACCCGATTTCATTGGAAATCTGAAGCCCGACCGACGCACTCTGCCCGCCACTCATCAAACGCACCGTGATGAAATCCCCCATCACGACCGTGATGACAAAGATCGAACCGATTGCAATACCGGGCTTTGATAGCGGCACAATCACGTGGCGCAGGGTTTCAAACCCCGATGCCCCGGCATCACGCGCCGCCTCGATCAGGGAACGGTCAATGCGCATCATCGAATTGAAAATCGGCACCACCATAAACAGGGTGTAAAGATGCACATCCGCCAGAACGACCGCAAAATCCGAAAACAGCAGGAATTCAAGCGGTTCATCCACAATCCCCAGCCCCATCAGGGCCGAATTCAAAAGCCCGTTGCGCCCCAGAAACGGAATCCACGAAATCATGCGAATGATGTTCGATGTCCAGAACGGGATCGTGCACAACATGAACAGGACAATCTGCCATGTCAGGCTGCGCACATGAAACGCCAGGAAATAGGCAACCGTGAACCCGATCAGAAGCGTGAAGCCCCAGGTCAGGGCAGCATATTTGAAGGTATTAAGGTAAATCTGCCAGGTCACCGATGACCCCAGCAGATATTTGTAATTTTCAAAAATGAAGTCGGGCAGAATGCGGTATTCGTCATAATCCCAGAAACTGACGACAATAATCGTCAGCAACGGCACGACCAGAAAGATCGCAAAGATCAGCGCCATCGGCGAGATCAGGAAATACGACGATCGTTTGGACATATCAAACGCCATTGTCTGCCCTTTGAACCGGAAAAATCATCAAAGAAATCAGGATATCGGGCGCAACCAAAGCTGCGCCCGATCAAATTCAGATGCCCTTAGGCAGCAATGAATTCGTTCCACTTGCGGACCATGTGCTTGTTCTCGTCCATGACAGAGTTCCAGCACGCAACCGATCCCATGCGTTCCTCGTACGAACCGCCATCGCGAACCGCACCGGCCTTTTCCATGACCTTGCCATCCGGGCTAAGGATATCGCCCTGGGCTTCCTTGCCTTCCATCCAGAAGCCCCATTCGTCTTCGGACATGAATTTCTGTGCCGTTGCCGGGGCGGCGCTGTAATAACCCTGACGGTTAAGATACGCCCCGACCCAGCCCGACAGGTACCAGTCGATATATTCATACGCCGCCTCAAGTTCGAGGCCGGTCAGGTGCTTGGCAAGACCAATGCCACCACCCCATGCACGATACCCTTCCTTAAGCGGCTGGTATTTGCACGCAATGCCCTTGGACCGAACGGCGGCAACGGCAGGCGACCACATCGACTGGATCACGACTTCACCCGATGCCATCAGGTTGACCGACTCATCAAAGCTCTTCCAGAAGGCGCGGAACTGACCGGCTTTCTTGGCATCGATCATGATCGCAATCGTCTTGTCGATTTCTTCCTGGGTCATGTTGCCCTTGTCACCATAGGTGATTTCGCCCATGGCTTCGCAAACCATGGCGGCATCCATGATCCCGATGGACGGAATATTCAGGATCGATGCCTTGCCCTTGAAGGCCGGGTCAAGCAGATCGGCCCAGCTATTGATCGGACGTTCGATCAGGTCGGGGCGAATGCCCAGCGTATCCGCATTGTAAATCGTCGGGACAAGGGTCATCCACTGGGTCGGTGCAGATGCAAATTCGACACTGTCGGCACCTTCAACAAAGCCAACCGTGTGCGGTGCCGTGCCCTGTGCAATCTCGGAATCCGGGGTCAGTTTGCCATCGATGAACAGCTTGGAGATATACTGATAGTTTTTAAGCTTGGTGGTATCCATCGGCTGCATGGTGCCCGCCGGGAAAACCTTTTTACAGATCCAGTATTCGATATCGGCAATATCAAACGATTTCGGCTGGGTGACCGCACGCTGCGCAACCGCATCGGAATCAAGGGCCGTCATCTGAAGCGTGAAACCAAGGTCTTCCTTAACCTTGTCGGCAACCGCGTTGATGTTTGAAACACCCGTACCGAACTGGCGCAATGTCACATCCTTGATGTTCTGCGCCCAGATGGTCGGGAAACCGGTGATCGCACCTGAACCAATCGCGACACCGGCAGTCGCAGCCGCCCCTTTAACAAAACCGCGGCGGGTGACTTCCTTGGTCGAAAGCAGGCTTTTCGTCGGTTTGGAATTGTCGGTCGTCATGTGAAGCTCCTGATAAATGATGTTTTTTTAGGCCAGAACATGCGCGTGTTCGGGTTTCCAATAGGCGATGAACTTTTCCTTCCGGCGCACGGGCGCCTGCCGAAATTCACTTTCGGTCTTCATCAGGGTGATTTCCTTGCCGTCATTGGTCGTCGCCACAATCCGCACCCAAAGGCCAAGATACTCGACCGTTGTGATTTCGACGGGAATCTGACCGTTTTCGGCATCACCGGGCGCTGTTTCACCCAGTCCGATCAGGTCGGTACGAATTGTGAATTCAAGATCCTCGCCCGTGGCACCACCGCCATAACCGGGCAGGAAGAAACTATCGGGACCACGGCTCAGAAGGGTTCCCGCCGGGCTGCTTTCCGAAACCGTTCCCTTGAAGATATTCTGACCGCCCATGAAATTGGCGATGAAGCGCGAACGCGGCTTGTTGAATATTTCCTCAGGCGTGCCTTTCTGGCGAATGACACCGTCTTCCATGACAACAACCATATCCGAAAGCGCCAGCGCCTCGTCCTGGGCATGGGTGACATGGACAAACGTGATGCCAAGCTCCTGCTGAAGGCGGCGCAATTCATCGCGCATCCGCGCCCGCAGGAACGGATCAAGCGCTGAAAGCGGCTCGTCAAGCAACAGGACGGAGGGCTGCGTGATCAAGGCCCGTGCAAGCGCAATGCGCTGCTGCTGCCCACCCGAAAGCTGATCGGGCTTGCGATCCGCAAACTTTTCCATATGGACACGCGCCAGCATTTCCTTGGCCCGCTCGTTGCGCTCTGCCGGGGAAACGCCCTGCATCCGCAGACCAAACGCGACATTTTCCATGCAGGTCATATGCGGAAACAACGCATAATTCTGGAACATCATCGCCGTGCCGCGCTTGACAGGCGGAAGCTCGGTCACATTGCGATCCCCGATCAGAAGATCACCTTCGCTGATCACCTCATGCCCGGCGATCATGCGCAATGTCGTGGTTTTGCCGCAGCCGGATGGACCAATCAGGCAGCAATAGGCCCCTGCCGGTATCTTGAGGTCGATCGATTTGACTGCGATGGTACTGCCGTAATGCTTACTGACAGCGATCAACTCAATGGCCCCGTTACCCTTCATGCGCCCACCCGTTACTGCATGCAAAATTGTTAACAATCCATATTTTCGATTGTAGGCAAATTGCATGCCATTTTCAGGATCGGCGGTTTTCCGCGAAACGCACACAAAACCCCAAGGCGACAAAACCGGCCAATGCCCGATTCATACGCAACTTGTGCGCAATTTTTGCGCAGCAGCATTCTTTTGATTAAACCTGATGCAATGCCATTCCGACTCACCCAAAAGGACAGTCGCATTTTTTTGTTTTGCAGATCGTCAACAATTTTGTAGAAAAGAATTGACCCCTCGAATGAACAACCGGAAAGACGCGCCGCGATGGCCAACCCTGCACAGCCCACCCCCTATAAAGGCAGCGGTAAACTTCGCCCGGAAGAACTGATTTATCGGGAAATGCTCGACGCCATTCTTGACCGGCGGCTGGAACCAGGCATGAAACTGATCGAAGAAGATCTCGCCAAAACCTTCTCGGTCAGCCGGGCGCGCATCCGGGCCACATTTTTGCAGCTCGCACATGACAAGCTGATCAATCTGGTCCCAAATCGCGGTGCCTTCATCGCCGAACCGACCATTGACGAGGCGATAGAGGTCTTTTCGGCGCGCCGCATGATCGAGGATGGGGTGGTCCGCAAAATCGCCGCCAACATGACGCCCGACCGGGCAAGCCAGATCCGCGAACATCTGGAACGCGAACATCAGGCCCATCACGCCGGCGATCACCGCGCCGCCATTATCCTGTCGGGGGAATTCCACCTTTTGCTGGCACGCCTTGCTGGCAATCTGGTGATCGAGGAATTTCTGGAACGCCTGATCCTGCGAAGCTCGCTGATCATTGCGATGTATGAAAGCCCGCAACCGGTTGATTGCTCTCACTCGGAACATGAAAGCCTTTTGAACGCCCTTCTGGACGGCGACCCGGATGTGGCGGCCGCTGAAATGGCCAAACACCTTGATGCCATTCGCGACCGGTTGCAGCTTCAACGCCCCAAACCGGCCAAAACCGATTTCGCCAGCATCTTTGGCCGAAATCCCAAATCGGTTGCCAGCTAATCCGGCCAGTGATGGGTCGGGATTTTCAAATATCAGCACCCGTTATCGGCTTCCGTGAAGTCATGGGGCGGACCGCGCAGCTTCCGCCCGAACACGCCAGAAATCCTTGGCCAGAAATCCCTAGCCAGTAATCCTTGGCCGTAATGCGCGGCACAACACAGCGCAGCACTATACGGCACGGGCATACACGCCCGCAGACTACTGACACAGTATGCCCAACCAGAACATCATTCCCACGACGGCGGGAATCCATTCTGTTTCAATGGGATATGGATTCCGGGTCTGCGCGCCGCTTTGCTCGAAATGGCGATTTTGATCCATTCCGGGCTTTGTCAGTAATCTGAATTCTGACGGGCCCACACGCCCGTCGCTTTCTCTGACCAAATATAATTGTATAAATTATCCAATGATACTTAACTGATTGAATCTCTACTTGCGGCTGCCGATGTCAATTTTGTCATATAATATGATATTTACATCGCCGCCCCGATTTCCTAAGCTGCGCCGAAGAAAACCGCGCAAATCGGGCGTTTGCAGATTACCGCAATCCACGGCCCAACCCTTTGCACGGTATCATCATACAAACACGCCAACCCCACAGGAGGCTCCATGCTGAATGGACAGCACTATATTGCAGGCGAATGGCTGAACGGTCCGGATGTGTTTCAGGCCGACAATCCTTCGACGGGTGAAAAACTGCCAACAAAGTTCCAGCACGGCACCGAGGAACTGGTGGATCAGGCGGTTCAGGCGGCAAATGCCTGTGCCGAAGAATTTGCGGCGATGCTGCCGGCCAAACGCGCGGCCTTCCTGCGCGCGATTGCCGATGAAATTGATGCACGCGGCGATGAAATCACCGAAATCGGCAATCTTGAATCAGCCCTGCCCGCGGCACGCCTGACCGGCGAGCGCGGCCGCACCGTGGGCCAGTTGCGCTTCTTTGCCGACTGGATCGAAGAAGGATCATGGTTCGAAGCCCGTATCGAAACCGCCCAGCCGGATCGTCAACCCCTGCCAAAGCCCGACATCCGCGTGATGCACAAGGCACTTGGCCCGGTCGGTGTTTTCGGTGCGTCAAACTTCCCGCTGGCATTTTCGACCGCGGGCGGTGACACCGCATCGGCACTGGCTGCGGGTTGCCCGGTCGTGTTCAAGGGCCACGCCGCCCACCCCGGCACGTCCGAAGTCGTTGCCAAGGCCATCGAAGCCGCGATTAAAAAAACCGGCATGCCAAAGGGCGTGTTCAGCCTGATCCATGGCGGCACCCGCAAGGTCGGTCAGGCGCTGGTCGCCCATCCGCTGATCAAGGCGGTCGGCTTCACCGGCTCGACCGGTGGCGGTCGTGCGCTGTTTGATATTGCTGTTTCCCGCCCGGAACCGATCCCGTTCTATGGCGAACTCGGCAGCAACAACCCGGTCTTCCTGATGCCAAAAGCGATGGGTGCCAAGGCCGTTGAAATCGCCAAGGGCTGGGTCGGGTCGCTGACCATGGGTGTTGGTCAGTTCTGCACCAATCCGGGTCTTCTGATCGCGCTTAAGGGTGCCGATCTTGATGCCTTTGTCGAAACTGCTGCCGCCGAACTCGGTCAGGTTGGCGGTGCCGCCATGCTGACGGATCGTGTATCAAGCGCCTATCATCATGTCACCGATGCCATGGCCGGTCACGCCAAGGTAACCTGCGCGCTTAAACGCCGCGACAGCGACGGCCCGTTCGAAGGCAGCCCGGCGATCTTCCGCACCACCGCTGCCGACTGGCAGGCCAACCCGGAACTGGCCGAAGAAATGTTCGGCCCGGCTGGCATCATTGTCGAATGCGACACGCCCGAAGAAATGGTTGCCCTGTCCGCCACCCTGATCGGGCAGTTGACCGCGACCGTTCATATGGTTGATGCCGATGCCGAACTGGCCGGGAAACTGCGCCCCGCCCTTGAAAAATGTGCGGGCCGCATCCTGATCAATGGCTGGCCAACCGGGGTCGAGGTCTGCCACTCCATGGTCCACGGTGGACCCTATCCGGCAAGCACGGATTCCCGTGCAACATCGGTTGGGTCGCTCGCGATCAAACGTTTCATCCGCCCGGTCTCCTATCAGGCCTTCCCGGATGCATTGCTGCCCGAAGCCCTCAAGGACGCGAACCCGCTTAACATCCCGCGCCTTGTAAACGGCAAATGGCAGATGCCGAAATAATCCCGGCCACATCAAACAATCTGCAAAGGGCGCGTCACAAAGGCGCGCCCTTCTGCCTTATGAGGCGGTCAAGGACACCCGGATCATCCTGACGGCAATGGCAGGATAGAACGCCAGACTCCGAAAGCACGGCAACAGGCCGGTTTTCCCGTAAGCAGGCTCAATGCCCCGCCCGGCCAAAACACGGGCCTCCAACAGCCCCACCAACGAACGATCCACTGACAGCCACAGGCTTACCGCCCGCTCCAGTCCCATCCGCCAATTGCATGACCACCGAGCCCCGACAAACCTCGGGCCTCCACCATCCTCGCCAGCAGACGGTCCACAACCTCGCTGCCCGCTACGGCCCGTTCCGGCAAATCCATGACCACGAAGCCCGGAAAAACCTCGGCTTCCATCAACGTCGCAACAGACGACCATCAGGCTCAAGGCCTGCTCCACGACCACTTCCGGCGATGCAGGACTTTCGGCAACTCTGGACAAATCCCGGACTTTCGCCACCCTCGCCGACAGACGGCCTTCTGACGAATGCCCCACCTGTCAACCGCTGGCGGATCACGACCCAATGCTGCCCTGCTGCCTCTTCCGGCAAATCCTCCACGACGACTGGCGATGCGGAACTTCCAGCACCCCTCGACAAATCTCGGGCCTCCATCGGCCCCACCACCAGACGGTCCACTGACGGCCCACCGACGGCCAACGACCTCACTGCCCGCTCCGGCCCCTTTCGGCAATGCCAGGACCACCAAGCCCGGACAAACCTCGGGCCTCCAGCAACCACGCCAACTGACGACCAACGGACCGCCCATAACCTCGCTGCCCGCTCCGACCCCTTTCGCCAATCCCATGACCACCGACGCCGGACAAACCTCGGACCTCCAGCAACCACGCCAACTGGCGTCCCACGGACCGCCCACCGGCTCTTTGCCGCCTCGATCACCGTCCGGCCAAGGCGGCAACCTGCCACCCCGACATCCAGACACACCTCGGGCGTTCGCCATTTTCACCAGTAGACACTCTTCGGGCGTACTGCCCCCAACCTGCCCACCGCTGACGGGCCACAAATCCCCGCCGCCACTGCTGCCATTGCTGCCGCTTCCGGCAAATTCGGGGTCCGTTCCCCGACAAGACGCACCTCTCCCGTCATGACAAATAAGCGTTTTCGAAACCTGTTAGCACCAACGCGGAATGCCGCCG
The Thalassospira xiamenensis M-5 = DSM 17429 DNA segment above includes these coding regions:
- a CDS encoding tripartite tricarboxylate transporter permease; the encoded protein is MLDAFLAGAHQVFAFDTLTYMLIGSVAGIVAAAIPGFTVTMAIILTLPLTFAMEPLQGVSVMLSVYVGGYTGGLISAALLGIPGTPSSVATTFDAFPMARKGEPGRALSLGVWASFFGTVISTIVLIVAAPPLALIAVKLGPWEYFALIVFALTIVASLVGNSLIRGLIAGVIGLGIATIGPDPMMGKSRLTFDTDLLMPGLPFLVVLIGIFAISQLLSEVEIHGKKANQALIPDVIDFKTWKVMREVLMAPVNLFRSSMIGVLIGALPGAGGSIANLLAYDQAKRSSKNPEKFGEGCADGVVASEAGNSATAGGGLIPMIALGIPGSAVDAILMASLMVHGISVGPRLIMDHADLAYGMFIAMIVSSLMMLVVCVASMRLFLRVTDIPKQFIVPTVIICCVIGAFALNNRVTDLYLLGIIGLVGYGLKCLDYPLAPLVLGVILGPIAETNLRRALMSDPDWMTFFTRPISAVLLAAALLSVIFSVRSILKMRKKNRPATDEQDGD
- a CDS encoding tripartite tricarboxylate transporter TctB family protein — translated: MTVKVTEAAAADTGVSAASRARTELARLISYIVFGGVSVVLSSMAAGLPTSRWEPLGAGTFPKLVFALLAVLCLIAAIRSIIEIVRAGGLAGVGAAFTQWLYVRRVSIGLFALFAVYLGVLPWTGFSLASFVFLLIAQLMIAGVSRRTVIQSIIAALIFSVGLNLLFAEVFNVFLPRGVLFAG
- a CDS encoding tripartite tricarboxylate transporter substrate binding protein, whose protein sequence is MFRKIAVAAGLMAAAFAAPAQAQSYPEKPIEFIVPWGPGGGSDTLMRIVAQGLTEETGQAVPVINMPGVGGNVGLAEFAKRPADGYTISQIHEGLLVSNQTGITELNWDSFIPVALVASSPQYLTLSKNDNFSNFEELVAYAKAHPGAVRAGVTLGGIPHVHIAMIEEAMGLQFSYVGYTDTGERIRALMGGNIDIAIGDISSAKQFVDNGDLIYAAVGTEERTDDAPDVPTLKELGMDAELVITRGVVLPKGTPQETVDALEAHIEKVMQREDVIKLMKNAGADPVFYGQEKYSAYLEKLNATIAKLVGKLEG
- a CDS encoding sulfite exporter TauE/SafE family protein, whose translation is MIEIEGTMSLYLLWGAAMLFAGIVGGIMAGLLGVGGGIVIVPVLYHFLTTMGVDESLRMQVAVATSLTTIIATAISSTRSHYKKGSVDIALLKHWGPAIVVGVLIGTAIGGFADGRVLTIVFAVVALLVAANMMLVRDRETDTQKNPPKSVWAVLGVIAGSLSAMMGIGGGTICVPVLSFLGYDIRRAVGTSAAIGLIIALPGTIGYAMSGIGVDGRPPFSLGYVNVLAAALLIPMTVLFAPVGARIAHSIPRRALRICFGLFLAITSLRMFYDLIS
- a CDS encoding FadR/GntR family transcriptional regulator; translation: MNDIATQDLAEKLRTSFAAGEFVKDGRVIAERELAEQLDVGRRALRKALDQLESDGLIWRRQGQGTFVGTPPTPRLRKLEGLATRTSPFEIMEVRQEIEPSMARFAALRASQADIDTMRTMVENAAKAQNQGEYEKWDAAFHQKLAESVRNTLFLAVFEAVSAVRREAAWARMRESSHSDRLINDLSTQHREIVDAIEQRDPKRAEDAMRRHLVQVEQALKQI
- a CDS encoding aspartate/glutamate racemase family protein: MTRIAVINPNMSVGFTEKVGAQARRIVAAGTEVMALNPQFGPASIEGYYDEAFASVGLLAAMRGLEADGASGGKISGYVVACFDDTGVDAARCLTKAPVMGLCEAALRFAAIVASRFAIVTPMAVSVRPLEHLVSKYGASSQCVVRAAGVRTLDFDGENADMAYLALKMSAENCLAEDGAEAIVLGCAGMTDIAERLQAELGVPVIDGVSAAVKLIEAMGMLGLQTSKAGAYASPPVKTYDGIFAAFAPVE
- a CDS encoding ABC transporter permease, giving the protein MAKTREKRPTSFYFLAAFFALFVLFLYGPMLTIFILSFQGENGGLTFPMNGFSAHWFGNLFEQQAVGDFGGSFLRSLKLGLIVMLVTVLVSFMAGLAFRKRFKGDSVIFYLAIASLIVPSILISLGIGLLFNIVSWQPQWFTSALGAHLTWTFPFGLLIMFAVFNRFDPSYEEAARDLGASSWQTIWHIVLPMVAPSLIGVAMFSFTLSYDEFARTLMTAGALNTLPLEIYGMTTNVTTPVLYALGTVTTGFSFVVIAIALGSVLILRHRKGQKA